In the genome of Telluria beijingensis, one region contains:
- a CDS encoding HDOD domain-containing protein — protein sequence MNTVAEPIPQFDQVDALIKSIRIPPRPSLLADLQRELAAEDPSLDAIGKIVASDVGMSGALLKLANSAIYGGRRKAKSIEQAILFLGINQVAAMMTGLLARQAIPANSAALASFWDISTRRAQAMVFLSRRLRMGEADVAHTFGLFCDTGVPLLMERFKDYNVTYGAASMEATRPFTALEVERHDTSHAAVGCLLARNWGLSDHVSWAILHHHDYAVIDDASTAAPVRSLVALSLLAENAICRYQGHAESNEWNKGGLAACAYLGLSDEETAEILDELLEAFHED from the coding sequence ATGAACACCGTCGCCGAGCCCATTCCGCAGTTCGACCAGGTCGATGCCTTGATCAAGTCGATCCGCATTCCGCCGCGGCCAAGCCTGCTTGCCGACCTGCAGCGCGAACTGGCGGCGGAAGATCCTTCGCTGGACGCCATCGGCAAGATCGTGGCGAGCGACGTCGGCATGTCCGGCGCACTCCTGAAGCTTGCCAATTCTGCCATCTATGGCGGCCGCCGCAAGGCCAAGTCGATCGAGCAGGCCATCCTGTTCCTGGGCATCAACCAGGTGGCGGCGATGATGACCGGCCTGCTGGCGCGCCAGGCGATTCCCGCCAACAGCGCGGCCCTGGCCAGCTTCTGGGACATCTCCACCCGCCGCGCGCAGGCGATGGTGTTCCTGTCGCGCCGCCTGCGCATGGGCGAGGCGGACGTGGCCCATACCTTCGGCCTGTTCTGCGACACCGGCGTGCCGCTGCTGATGGAGCGTTTCAAGGATTACAACGTCACCTATGGCGCGGCTTCGATGGAAGCCACCCGCCCCTTCACCGCGCTCGAGGTGGAACGCCACGACACCAGCCACGCCGCCGTCGGCTGCCTGCTGGCGCGCAACTGGGGCCTGTCGGACCACGTGTCCTGGGCCATCCTGCACCACCACGACTACGCGGTGATCGACGACGCCTCCACCGCCGCGCCGGTGCGCTCGCTGGTGGCGCTGTCGCTGCTGGCCGAGAACGCGATCTGCCGCTACCAGGGCCACGCCGAGTCGAACGAATGGAACAAGGGCGGCCTCGCGGCCTGCGCCTATCTTGGCCTGTCCGACGAAGAAACCGCCGAGATCCTGGACGAATTGCTGGAAGCCTTCCACGAAGACTGA
- a CDS encoding DNA-3-methyladenine glycosylase, producing the protein MVISTIAGIDFSKPADVVARQLIGVTVLVDGVGGRIVETEAYDHEDPASHAYSGPTERNASMFGPPAHAYVYRSYGIHWCLNFVCQEAGHGAGVLIRALEPVAGLDVMRARRDALDERLLCSGPGKLCQALGVTRAHNGMALSQAPFALSPAEAGLALVAGPRIGISKAVDVPWRFGLAGSKFVSRPFR; encoded by the coding sequence ATGGTGATTTCTACAATTGCAGGGATCGATTTCTCGAAGCCGGCCGACGTCGTGGCGCGCCAGCTGATCGGCGTCACGGTGCTGGTGGACGGGGTTGGCGGGCGCATTGTCGAGACCGAAGCCTATGACCACGAGGACCCGGCCTCGCATGCGTATTCGGGACCGACCGAGCGCAATGCGTCGATGTTCGGGCCGCCCGCGCATGCCTATGTTTACAGGTCGTATGGCATCCACTGGTGCCTGAATTTCGTGTGCCAGGAGGCCGGCCATGGCGCCGGAGTGCTGATCCGCGCGCTGGAGCCGGTCGCGGGGCTGGACGTCATGCGCGCGCGGCGCGATGCGCTCGATGAGCGCCTGCTGTGTTCCGGGCCGGGGAAGCTGTGCCAGGCCCTCGGCGTCACGCGCGCGCATAACGGCATGGCGTTGTCGCAGGCGCCGTTCGCGTTGTCGCCGGCCGAGGCGGGATTGGCGCTGGTGGCGGGGCCGCGCATCGGCATATCGAAGGCGGTTGATGTGCCGTGGCGGTTTGGGTTGGCCGGGTCGAAATTTGTGAGCAGGCCGTTCCGCTGA
- a CDS encoding methyl-accepting chemotaxis protein, translated as MLNKLRIGQKLLLAPGLVLVLLTLLSAAAYYGMVRQNASLEHMVQVRAARLQAVADVAGEARFAHANAYQLLAWVNGSFAQNRLAALTSDIQRKHAAIGNKLGKFALGAEANERAPIEASQAALARYRKEIGETIEMAQVDQSIATNSMQKAEQQFVALDAELTRLAQVEKQMSEAAHAAAKAEFRGLGWTMAGLVLLSIGLSLVVTMLVRRSMLAGIHAISHTVGELAEGRLDAPPLKARGRDEIDDTARALDHTIARLNAALHSVMNAVRSIDTASQEIASGNLDLSTRTEMQAGSLEQTASTMETLTTAVKDNASNARQASELAAAAAQLASRGGQAVQQAVTTMESIQASSRKIVEIIGVIDGISFQTNILALNAAVEAARAGEQGRGFAVVASEVRTLAQRSAAAAKEIKGLIADSVSIIERGNASVSEAGASMGDIVSSVRQVNDIIGRISIASTEQADGIAEVNRAVGQMDGMTQQNAALVEQAAAAAESLHEQTVNLAKAVAIFRIAPGLDADGAIGEAPQEPVAEEAPDGFQGVGERRAAGSAMRGGPVRALPAASTRRRA; from the coding sequence ATGCTGAACAAACTGCGGATCGGCCAGAAACTGCTGCTGGCCCCGGGACTCGTGCTGGTCCTGCTGACCCTGCTTTCGGCGGCCGCCTATTACGGCATGGTGCGCCAGAACGCATCGCTCGAACACATGGTGCAGGTGCGCGCCGCGCGCCTGCAGGCGGTGGCCGACGTCGCCGGCGAGGCGCGCTTCGCGCATGCCAACGCCTATCAGTTGCTGGCCTGGGTCAACGGCAGCTTCGCCCAGAACCGGCTGGCGGCCCTGACGTCGGACATACAGCGCAAGCATGCTGCCATCGGCAACAAGCTGGGCAAGTTCGCGCTAGGCGCAGAGGCGAACGAACGCGCGCCGATCGAAGCTTCGCAGGCGGCGCTGGCGCGCTACCGCAAGGAGATCGGCGAGACCATCGAAATGGCACAGGTCGACCAGTCGATCGCCACCAACTCGATGCAGAAGGCCGAGCAGCAGTTCGTCGCCCTTGATGCCGAACTGACCCGCCTGGCGCAGGTCGAGAAGCAGATGAGCGAGGCCGCCCACGCCGCCGCCAAGGCGGAATTTCGCGGCCTGGGATGGACGATGGCCGGCCTGGTGCTGCTGTCGATCGGACTGTCGCTGGTGGTGACGATGCTGGTGCGGCGTTCGATGCTGGCCGGTATCCATGCGATCTCGCACACGGTCGGCGAACTGGCCGAGGGCCGGCTCGATGCACCGCCGCTCAAGGCCCGGGGCCGCGACGAGATCGACGACACCGCGCGCGCGCTGGACCACACCATCGCGCGCCTGAACGCCGCCCTGCACAGCGTGATGAACGCAGTGCGCTCGATCGACACGGCGTCGCAGGAAATCGCCAGCGGCAACCTCGACCTGTCGACCCGCACCGAGATGCAGGCCGGCTCGCTCGAGCAGACCGCCAGCACGATGGAGACCCTGACCACGGCGGTCAAGGACAATGCCAGCAATGCGCGCCAGGCGTCCGAACTGGCGGCGGCGGCGGCGCAACTGGCCTCGCGCGGCGGCCAGGCGGTGCAGCAGGCAGTGACGACGATGGAATCGATCCAGGCCAGCTCGCGCAAGATCGTCGAGATCATCGGCGTCATCGACGGCATCTCGTTCCAGACCAATATCCTGGCCCTCAACGCGGCCGTGGAAGCGGCGCGCGCCGGCGAACAGGGCCGCGGCTTTGCGGTCGTGGCGTCCGAAGTGCGCACGCTGGCCCAGCGCTCGGCGGCGGCGGCCAAGGAGATCAAGGGCCTGATCGCCGATTCGGTGAGCATCATCGAGCGCGGCAATGCCTCGGTCAGCGAGGCCGGCGCCAGCATGGGCGACATCGTGTCGTCGGTGCGCCAGGTGAACGACATCATCGGCCGCATCAGCATCGCCAGCACCGAGCAGGCCGACGGCATCGCCGAGGTCAATCGCGCGGTGGGCCAGATGGACGGCATGACGCAGCAGAACGCGGCCCTGGTCGAGCAGGCCGCGGCGGCGGCCGAGAGCCTGCACGAGCAGACGGTCAACCTGGCCAAGGCGGTGGCGATCTTCCGCATCGCGCCCGGGCTGGATGCCGATGGGGCGATCGGCGAAGCGCCGCAGGAACCGGTGGCGGAAGAAGCGCCGGACGGCTTCCAGGGCGTGGGAGAACGGCGCGCCGCGGGCAGCGCGATGCGTGGGGGTCCGGTGCGCGCCCTGCCCGCGGCTTCAACACGGCGGCGCGCCTGA
- a CDS encoding cache domain-containing protein — translation MKMIATAAALCLGLASTTALANEPTEKDAIAMAERGAAVIKAKGKAEMMRLINAKDPSFVQGALYVDLRDVKTGIVLAHPYNPSIVGKDLTDVPDANGKKYRREIIELAAAKGKGWVDYQYKNPTTGKIEPKTTYILLVDDVVLEAGIYKK, via the coding sequence ATGAAGATGATTGCCACCGCTGCCGCCCTGTGCCTGGGGCTGGCCTCCACGACCGCCCTGGCCAATGAACCGACCGAGAAAGACGCCATCGCGATGGCCGAGCGCGGCGCCGCCGTGATCAAGGCCAAGGGCAAGGCCGAGATGATGAGGCTTATCAATGCCAAGGATCCGAGCTTCGTCCAGGGCGCGCTGTATGTCGACCTGCGCGACGTCAAGACCGGCATCGTGCTCGCCCACCCCTACAACCCATCGATCGTCGGCAAGGACCTGACCGACGTGCCGGATGCGAACGGCAAGAAATACCGGCGCGAGATCATCGAGCTGGCCGCCGCCAAGGGCAAGGGCTGGGTCGATTACCAGTACAAGAATCCGACCACGGGCAAGATCGAGCCGAAGACGACTTATATCCTGCTGGTCGACGACGTGGTGCTGGAGGCGGGCATTTACAAGAAGTGA
- a CDS encoding KamA family radical SAM protein, translated as MTASTPSKFKPYTRQSIVTARQWEWLTPELQEAVQVVSHVLPFRTNAYVMDELIDWKRVPDDPIYRLTFPHRDMLPAHEYEQLRELVLHKKGDAAIARLVHDIRMRMNPHPAGQMTHNVPRVNDAPLKGLQHKYKETVLFFPSAGQTCHAYCTFCFRWPQFVGMDDMKFDARECSELVAYLKMHPDVTDVLITGGDPMIMNTRSLAEFLEPLLAPELGHIQNIRIGTKSVAYWPQRFVSDKDSDDLLRLFEKVVASGKNLAIMGHYNHAVEIRQPIAQQAVKRIVGTGATLRMQGPLIRHINEDPKSWAELWTTGVRLGAIPYYMFVERDTGPRDYFALPLARAHEIFQEAYSMVSGLSRTVRGPSMSAFPGKVVIDGVVTINGEKLFALQFLQARNPEWVRRPFFAKFDANATWLDHLKPAFGRDRFFFELESGGPLRGPGGRVIPLVPAGQRGGEAQPDAA; from the coding sequence ATGACCGCATCGACGCCCTCCAAGTTCAAGCCGTACACGCGCCAATCGATTGTCACCGCGCGCCAATGGGAATGGCTCACGCCCGAGCTGCAGGAAGCGGTGCAGGTGGTGTCCCACGTGCTGCCGTTCCGCACCAACGCCTATGTGATGGATGAGCTGATCGACTGGAAGCGCGTGCCCGACGACCCGATCTACCGCCTGACCTTCCCGCACCGCGACATGCTGCCCGCCCACGAATACGAGCAACTGCGCGAGCTGGTGCTGCACAAGAAGGGCGATGCCGCCATCGCGCGCCTGGTGCACGACATCCGCATGCGCATGAACCCGCACCCGGCCGGCCAGATGACCCATAACGTGCCGCGCGTGAACGACGCGCCGCTCAAGGGCCTGCAGCACAAGTACAAGGAAACCGTGCTGTTCTTCCCGAGCGCCGGCCAGACCTGCCACGCGTATTGCACCTTCTGCTTCCGCTGGCCGCAGTTCGTCGGCATGGACGACATGAAGTTCGATGCGCGCGAGTGCAGCGAGCTGGTGGCCTACCTCAAGATGCATCCGGACGTGACCGACGTGTTGATCACCGGCGGCGATCCGATGATCATGAATACGCGCTCGCTCGCCGAATTCCTCGAACCGCTGCTGGCGCCCGAGCTGGGCCACATCCAGAACATCCGCATCGGCACCAAGTCGGTCGCCTATTGGCCGCAGCGCTTCGTGTCGGACAAGGACAGCGACGACCTGCTGCGCCTGTTCGAGAAGGTGGTGGCAAGCGGGAAGAACCTGGCCATCATGGGCCACTACAACCACGCGGTCGAGATCCGCCAGCCGATCGCCCAGCAGGCGGTCAAGCGCATCGTCGGCACCGGCGCCACCCTGCGCATGCAGGGCCCCCTGATCCGCCACATCAACGAAGACCCGAAGAGCTGGGCCGAGCTGTGGACCACCGGCGTGCGCCTGGGCGCCATTCCCTATTACATGTTCGTCGAGCGCGACACCGGCCCGCGCGACTATTTCGCGCTGCCGCTGGCGCGCGCCCACGAGATTTTCCAGGAGGCGTATTCGATGGTCTCCGGCCTGTCGCGCACCGTGCGCGGGCCGTCGATGAGCGCCTTCCCGGGCAAGGTCGTGATCGACGGCGTGGTCACCATCAATGGCGAAAAGCTGTTCGCGCTGCAGTTCCTGCAGGCGCGCAATCCCGAATGGGTGCGCCGGCCGTTCTTCGCCAAGTTCGACGCCAATGCCACCTGGCTCGACCACCTGAAGCCCGCGTTCGGGCGTGACCGCTTCTTCTTCGAGCTCGAAAGCGGCGGCCCGCTGCGCGGCCCCGGCGGACGGGTAATCCCGCTGGTGCCGGCCGGCCAGCGCGGCGGCGAAGCCCAGCCCGACGCGGCTTGA
- a CDS encoding MFS transporter, whose translation MQPASSLVSPAPLRLSGVGVFFYVFLPFALGHFLSSLLRNVNAVLASHLVGVLALTPGQLGLLTSAFFFAFALVQLPVGMALDRYGPRRVQVVMLLLASGGALLFAHCSSFYGLLAARAIMGCGLGGCFMAAVKAISTWIAPNRLPSVHGYLIAVGGMGAASATMPVRAALEYTDWRGLFCLLAALVACTGLLIALLYPKADGPAAQRGPLLPALREVWRAPSFRAVASLVLIPHAVFFGVQGLWIGRWLSDAGRFSEPAVAYLLYLGMAAVVFGAIAVGMVTEWAGRRGMPPLDVAAAGITFFVLVQAAFVIGYRPSFAMLSVMFTLVGTITGIEYAIVAQSMPRELTGRAATFLNLLIFIGAFLVQAGFGLVIGLWTPDALGRAPPEAYRAAFALLLLIQLPGLWRFARRRITLTAGLAQP comes from the coding sequence ATGCAGCCCGCCAGCAGCCTGGTTTCGCCGGCACCCCTGCGCCTGTCCGGCGTGGGGGTATTTTTCTACGTCTTCCTGCCGTTCGCGCTCGGGCACTTTTTGTCTTCGCTGCTGCGCAACGTGAACGCGGTGCTGGCCTCGCACCTGGTGGGGGTGCTGGCGCTCACGCCGGGCCAGCTCGGATTATTGACCAGCGCGTTCTTCTTCGCCTTCGCCCTGGTCCAGTTGCCGGTCGGGATGGCGCTCGACCGCTACGGGCCGCGCCGGGTGCAGGTAGTGATGCTGCTGCTCGCGTCAGGCGGCGCGCTGCTGTTCGCGCACTGCAGCAGCTTTTATGGCCTGCTGGCGGCGCGCGCCATCATGGGCTGCGGCCTGGGCGGCTGCTTCATGGCGGCGGTCAAGGCGATCTCCACCTGGATCGCGCCCAACCGGCTGCCGTCGGTGCACGGCTACCTGATCGCGGTCGGCGGCATGGGCGCGGCCAGCGCCACCATGCCGGTGCGCGCCGCGCTGGAATACACCGACTGGCGCGGCCTGTTCTGCCTGCTGGCGGCGCTGGTGGCGTGTACCGGCCTCTTGATCGCGCTGCTGTACCCGAAGGCCGATGGTCCCGCCGCCCAGCGCGGACCGCTGCTGCCGGCCCTGCGCGAAGTCTGGCGCGCGCCGAGTTTCAGGGCGGTGGCCTCGCTGGTGCTGATCCCGCATGCGGTGTTCTTCGGCGTGCAGGGTTTGTGGATCGGGCGCTGGCTGTCCGATGCGGGGCGCTTTTCCGAGCCCGCGGTCGCCTACCTGCTCTACCTGGGCATGGCGGCGGTGGTATTCGGCGCGATCGCTGTCGGCATGGTCACCGAGTGGGCCGGGCGGCGCGGCATGCCGCCGCTCGACGTGGCGGCCGCCGGCATCACTTTCTTCGTGCTGGTGCAGGCGGCGTTCGTGATCGGCTACCGGCCTAGCTTCGCGATGCTGTCGGTGATGTTCACGCTGGTGGGCACGATCACCGGCATCGAATACGCCATCGTGGCGCAATCGATGCCACGCGAACTGACGGGGCGCGCGGCCACTTTCCTGAATCTCTTGATCTTCATCGGCGCCTTCCTGGTGCAGGCCGGCTTCGGGCTGGTGATTGGCCTGTGGACGCCCGATGCGCTCGGCCGCGCGCCGCCCGAGGCCTACCGCGCCGCGTTTGCCCTGCTGTTGCTGATCCAGCTGCCGGGCCTGTGGCGCTTCGCGCGCCGGCGCATCACGCTGACGGCTGGGCTTGCTCAGCCGTAA
- a CDS encoding PQQ-dependent sugar dehydrogenase → MRQPLPLLCAGAGMLLLAACGDKSTLPAGADVGPQPILKAPNRTLIPTVQIAPAKGWPANTTPTPAPGLAVNAFATALDHPRWVYVLPNGDVLVAETNAPERPAKKGIVNWVQGKVMARAGAGVASANRISLLRDADGDGVAELKRVFIKDLHSPFGMALVGDSLYVANTDAVVRFPYREGATEILDKPQQVAPLPGGPLNHHWTKNIIASKDGSKLYATTGSNSNVAENGIENEKDRAAILEIDIASGQTRVFASGLRNPNGMAWNPDTGALWTVVNERDLIGSDLVPDYLTSVKDGGFYGWPYSYFGKHVDTRVEPPRPDLVEKAIVPDYALGAHVAALGLAFYEGALLPAQYRNGAIIGNHGSWNRKPRSGYNVVLVPFKDGMPNGKPVEMLTGFVNKEGEAHGRPVGVAVDHKGAVLVADDVGNVIWRVVPDPG, encoded by the coding sequence ATGCGTCAACCACTTCCGCTCCTGTGCGCGGGCGCCGGCATGCTGTTGCTGGCGGCCTGCGGCGACAAATCGACCTTGCCGGCGGGCGCCGACGTCGGTCCGCAACCGATATTGAAGGCGCCGAACAGGACGCTGATCCCGACCGTGCAGATCGCGCCGGCCAAGGGCTGGCCCGCGAACACGACGCCGACCCCGGCGCCGGGCCTGGCGGTGAACGCCTTCGCCACCGCGCTCGACCATCCGCGCTGGGTCTACGTGCTGCCCAATGGCGACGTGCTGGTGGCCGAGACCAATGCGCCGGAACGGCCCGCGAAAAAAGGCATCGTCAACTGGGTGCAGGGCAAGGTGATGGCGCGCGCCGGCGCCGGCGTGGCGAGCGCGAACCGCATATCGCTGCTGCGCGATGCCGATGGCGATGGCGTGGCCGAGTTGAAGCGCGTGTTCATCAAGGACCTGCACTCGCCGTTCGGCATGGCGCTGGTGGGCGACTCGCTATACGTGGCCAATACCGATGCGGTGGTGCGCTTCCCGTACCGGGAAGGGGCGACCGAAATCCTCGACAAGCCGCAGCAGGTGGCGCCGCTGCCGGGCGGTCCGCTGAACCACCACTGGACCAAGAACATCATCGCCAGCAAGGACGGCAGCAAGCTGTACGCGACCACGGGCTCGAACAGCAACGTCGCCGAGAACGGCATCGAGAACGAGAAGGACCGCGCCGCGATCCTGGAGATCGATATCGCGAGCGGCCAGACGCGCGTGTTCGCATCGGGCCTGCGCAATCCGAACGGCATGGCGTGGAACCCGGACACCGGCGCCTTGTGGACGGTCGTGAACGAGCGCGACCTGATCGGCAGCGACCTGGTGCCCGACTACCTGACCTCGGTGAAGGATGGCGGCTTCTATGGCTGGCCATACAGCTACTTCGGCAAGCACGTCGACACCCGGGTCGAGCCGCCGCGGCCCGACCTGGTGGAAAAGGCAATCGTACCGGACTACGCGCTGGGCGCTCACGTGGCGGCGCTTGGGCTGGCCTTCTACGAAGGAGCGTTGCTGCCGGCGCAGTACAGGAACGGCGCCATCATCGGCAACCACGGTTCATGGAACCGCAAGCCGCGGTCGGGCTATAACGTGGTATTGGTGCCGTTCAAGGATGGCATGCCGAACGGGAAGCCGGTCGAGATGCTGACCGGCTTCGTCAACAAGGAGGGCGAAGCCCATGGCCGGCCGGTGGGCGTCGCGGTCGACCATAAGGGGGCAGTGCTGGTGGCCGACGATGTCGGCAACGTGATCTGGCGCGTGGTGCCGGATCCGGGTTAA
- the ctaD gene encoding cytochrome c oxidase subunit I has protein sequence MTTRDATLNDELPNPLPRPPLELTRLEEVWETPRGWRFFKSVNNTNIGLLYIGTAILFFILAGILALIMRVQLAVPDNDLVAASTYNQIFTMHGTVMMFLFAIPIVEAIAVYLLPNMLGARDLPFPRLSAYAFWAYAFGGLAFFCTLFWGLAPDGGWFMYPPLTGMKYSPGLNADFWLLGIGFIEISAIAGAIELIVGILFTRAPGMTLRRMPVYAWAMLVVGVMIIIAFPAVIAGTALLELERALNMPIFDPERGGDPLIWQHLFWFFGHPEVYIIFLPAAGMISTMIPTIAQNRLVGRRVIVVALVGVGIFSFGLWAHHMFTAGLGVLEMSLISAASMAVAIPTGIQVFGWIATLWSGRIKMNAPTLFMLGFMFIFVLGGLTGVMVAVIPFDWQVHDTYFIVAHLHYVLIGGMVFPVFAAIYYWLPLINGNQMSERWAKPIFWLLFGGFNITFFPMHITGLYGMPRRVYTYSHEMGWDWLNMLSTVGAFMFALGIVVMIVDATRTLRRPKKDTGNPWNAATLEWLPNEDYGNRSIPIITSDDPLWDQPTLSKEVEEGRHYLPGTVTGRRETIATSPVSATPTYLMILPSDSWLTVIGAAGTAGFFLLLTVKAMVLAFICGFIAIASIIGWLWQSDRSVNMTRAPVGGGLELPIGARGVASHSWWGTFIMLIVIYGIFWSFAYTYIHTSMRLEICPPPGASLPDGMYTIGAAALLLAGSGLVWLSGRLTNHGMAWTTLAALACTTAAFLLDVHSWRLVHLDGTRDAWNASISIMLGFQGVMLFVLLLGAPYLCVRAWRGLVKPENRATRDNIALIWHYVTLQGLTAMVVIRGLLLVMD, from the coding sequence ATGACGACGCGCGACGCTACCCTGAACGACGAATTGCCGAACCCGCTGCCGCGCCCTCCACTGGAGCTGACCCGCCTCGAAGAGGTCTGGGAAACGCCGCGCGGCTGGCGCTTCTTCAAGTCGGTCAACAACACCAATATCGGCCTGCTGTACATCGGCACGGCGATCCTGTTCTTCATCCTGGCCGGCATCCTGGCCCTGATCATGCGGGTGCAGCTGGCGGTGCCGGACAACGACCTGGTGGCGGCCAGCACCTACAACCAGATCTTCACGATGCACGGCACCGTGATGATGTTCCTGTTTGCGATCCCGATCGTCGAGGCGATCGCGGTCTACCTGCTGCCGAACATGCTCGGCGCGCGCGATTTACCCTTCCCGCGCCTGTCGGCCTACGCCTTCTGGGCCTATGCCTTCGGCGGCCTGGCCTTCTTCTGCACGCTGTTCTGGGGCCTGGCGCCGGATGGCGGCTGGTTCATGTATCCGCCGCTGACCGGCATGAAGTATTCGCCCGGCCTGAACGCCGACTTCTGGCTGCTGGGGATCGGCTTCATCGAGATCTCGGCGATTGCCGGCGCGATCGAGCTGATCGTCGGCATCCTGTTCACCCGCGCGCCGGGCATGACCCTGCGCCGCATGCCGGTGTATGCCTGGGCGATGCTGGTGGTGGGCGTGATGATCATCATCGCCTTCCCGGCCGTGATCGCCGGCACGGCATTGCTGGAGCTCGAGCGCGCGCTGAACATGCCGATCTTCGATCCCGAGCGCGGCGGCGATCCGCTGATCTGGCAGCACCTGTTCTGGTTCTTCGGCCACCCCGAGGTCTACATCATCTTCCTGCCGGCGGCCGGCATGATCTCGACCATGATCCCGACCATCGCCCAGAACCGCCTGGTGGGGCGGCGCGTGATCGTGGTGGCGCTGGTCGGCGTCGGCATCTTCAGCTTCGGCCTCTGGGCCCACCACATGTTCACCGCCGGCCTAGGCGTGCTCGAGATGAGCCTGATCTCGGCGGCCAGCATGGCGGTCGCGATCCCGACCGGCATCCAGGTGTTCGGCTGGATCGCCACGCTGTGGAGCGGGCGGATAAAAATGAATGCGCCGACCCTGTTCATGCTCGGCTTCATGTTCATCTTCGTGCTGGGCGGGCTGACCGGCGTGATGGTGGCCGTGATCCCGTTCGACTGGCAGGTGCACGACACCTATTTCATCGTCGCCCACCTGCACTACGTGCTGATCGGCGGCATGGTGTTCCCGGTGTTTGCCGCCATCTATTACTGGCTGCCGCTCATCAACGGCAACCAGATGTCCGAGCGCTGGGCCAAACCGATCTTCTGGCTGCTGTTCGGCGGCTTCAACATCACCTTCTTCCCGATGCACATCACGGGCCTGTACGGCATGCCGCGCCGGGTCTATACCTACTCGCACGAGATGGGCTGGGACTGGCTCAATATGCTGTCGACCGTGGGCGCCTTCATGTTCGCCCTCGGCATCGTGGTCATGATCGTCGACGCCACCCGCACCCTGCGCCGGCCGAAGAAAGACACCGGTAATCCGTGGAATGCGGCCACGCTCGAATGGCTGCCCAACGAGGACTACGGCAACCGCAGCATCCCGATCATTACTTCCGACGATCCCTTGTGGGACCAGCCGACCCTGTCGAAGGAAGTCGAGGAAGGCCGCCACTACCTGCCCGGCACCGTCACCGGCCGCCGCGAGACGATCGCCACCAGCCCGGTCAGCGCGACGCCGACCTACCTGATGATCCTGCCGAGCGACAGCTGGCTGACCGTGATCGGCGCGGCCGGCACCGCCGGCTTCTTCCTGCTGCTGACCGTGAAGGCGATGGTGCTGGCCTTCATCTGCGGCTTCATCGCGATCGCTTCCATCATCGGCTGGCTGTGGCAGTCCGACCGCAGCGTGAACATGACACGGGCGCCGGTCGGCGGCGGCCTCGAACTGCCGATCGGCGCGCGCGGCGTGGCCTCGCATTCGTGGTGGGGCACCTTCATCATGCTGATCGTGATCTACGGGATCTTCTGGTCCTTCGCCTACACCTATATCCACACCTCGATGCGGCTCGAGATCTGCCCACCGCCGGGGGCCTCGCTGCCGGATGGGATGTACACCATCGGCGCAGCCGCGCTGCTGCTGGCGGGTTCCGGCCTGGTCTGGTTGAGCGGCCGCCTCACGAACCATGGCATGGCCTGGACCACGCTGGCGGCGCTGGCCTGCACCACGGCCGCCTTCCTGCTCGACGTGCATAGCTGGCGCCTGGTGCACCTGGACGGCACCAGGGATGCGTGGAACGCCTCGATCTCGATCATGCTCGGCTTCCAGGGCGTGATGCTGTTCGTGCTGCTGCTGGGCGCTCCTTACCTGTGCGTGCGCGCCTGGCGCGGCCTGGTCAAGCCTGAAAACCGCGCCACGCGCGACAATATCGCGCTGATCTGGCATTACGTGACCCTGCAGGGCCTGACCGCCATGGTGGTGATCCGCGGCCTGCTGCTGGTGATGGATTGA